The Bacillota bacterium genome contains the following window.
AGCATACTCACAATCTGGTTTTCTATACCCTGAATGTATACCAATAGGTTTCCTTTTAACAAAATAATCTTTTTCTACATTGTCATTAAAATGTTTCCATCCATTACCTCCCCACTTTTTATTATAGGGTTCAAAATTTTCATCAAATTTACAGCATATACCTGAACTTATAATTTTTCCACCAGAATTTAGATATTCTTGTATGGCATCAAACCAAACTCTAGGCATTATTTCAATGTTTGGTACAATAATTAGCTTATATTTTTCCAACCTTGTGGAATGTTCTTCCTTCTCTACAATTAATATATCATAGGGCAAATTCATATCTTCCAAAAGGGCAGCGCTCATTTTTGAAGGACTTATGGCTTGTGATGACCAGAGATCAGACCTCCAGGAGTAAAGAATGGCAATATCATTGGCGTCCTTCTCTACAGCATAAATATCACGGGCATGTTTAACATAAAAGTTTCTCATAATGGCCTGTGCTTCCTGAAGCTTTTCATCCTCACGTATATGAAAATCCCAGAACTCTGCTTGACCACCCATTGCCCTGCCTTCAGCGCTTAGTACCTGGACCATGCCGGCTACAGGAGCCGATTCAACTGTGCGGGTAACAATATACATGCAGCGCTCACCTTCCCCGATAGCAGTACCGAGACGTAAACTAAAAACATTTGAAACAGGAGGAGCAGTATACCCTTCCTCTGAAAACACCATGTCAAAAACTCCTGACAGGGCTACAGCGCTTTGTTCGGGGATGCCTACATGTCCATTGGATGTAAAAATAATTTTTCTACCTATTTCTTTTTCAAGGCGGCTGCGTATCTCCCTACAAAATTCCACAGCTTTTTCAATACGCCATTCCAAATATCTCATAAACCTTTTGTTATCAACCCGCACCAGATCTTTAGGTACCTGGTTATATCCAATATAATCAAACACTCTCATATCGCCAATTACCGTTTCCTGAATACCCATATCGTCAATAAGTTCACTTCCAAACTTTTCTTTATATGCATCCTGGCAATATTTGCAACGACAATGTATAAATGGAGTATTATTATCAAGAAATACCCCATCGGCACCGGTTTTTCCTACTCGTATTATCAAACGTTCTACAAGAAAATCCCGCCATCCGGGTTTATTTAAACAGGCAAATCTTCGTCCTTCATTATTAAAGGCCCAGGCAAATGGAACCAGTTCAGCAGCCATGGCTTCTATTTCATCCTTTGAAAATGCTCCTTCATCAAAATTGTTTTCATTCTGATAAACAACTACCGGGATACCAACTGCATGTAATGAATCATTATACTCTTTCTCATTACGTACACTTTCCAAAAGCATTTCATTTCTTGCAGGTCCTTTGAAACCCAGGGTACCCTTTCGCCCATAATTATCCATGGCAGTATGATACAGAAGATTACAGGGACGATTTGCAATAGATGGCCCAACAGGCTCTTTTCGTGCTTCATTTATAGTGCTGTTAATATCAAGACTATAGAGCATTGTTCCTCGCCTTAATATTTTCCTGTAATCATCCATAGTTGGGAAATTCCCATCATGCCATAAATCAGGAGATAATCTTAACCCATTATCAAATATTATATCTTTCGTGTCTAAAGGCACGCGTCAACCCTCCATTTCATCAGACTTACTATTTTAGTGAAATTCCATTTACGAAACCCTCATATTAAAAATATAATTTACTGTTTTACACTATTGGAATATCTCTTCACAATTCACCTCTTTAATGGTGTAGTCAGGGTATCCGGAAAAATAGATAAACCTTTTTTCTACAGGCAGAAACATAACACCATAATCAGTATATAATCCATCCTCCCCCTGCTGTCTTATAGCTCCCTTAGAGCTTCTGTCATTGAGAAACATCATCATACCTTCCTCAGTTTTTGGTATAGAGCTAATCAAGGATAGAGCATTCTTATACCTTTTTATTCCATTTGACAAT
Protein-coding sequences here:
- a CDS encoding beta-galactosidase trimerization domain-containing protein, which produces MPLDTKDIIFDNGLRLSPDLWHDGNFPTMDDYRKILRRGTMLYSLDINSTINEARKEPVGPSIANRPCNLLYHTAMDNYGRKGTLGFKGPARNEMLLESVRNEKEYNDSLHAVGIPVVVYQNENNFDEGAFSKDEIEAMAAELVPFAWAFNNEGRRFACLNKPGWRDFLVERLIIRVGKTGADGVFLDNNTPFIHCRCKYCQDAYKEKFGSELIDDMGIQETVIGDMRVFDYIGYNQVPKDLVRVDNKRFMRYLEWRIEKAVEFCREIRSRLEKEIGRKIIFTSNGHVGIPEQSAVALSGVFDMVFSEEGYTAPPVSNVFSLRLGTAIGEGERCMYIVTRTVESAPVAGMVQVLSAEGRAMGGQAEFWDFHIREDEKLQEAQAIMRNFYVKHARDIYAVEKDANDIAILYSWRSDLWSSQAISPSKMSAALLEDMNLPYDILIVEKEEHSTRLEKYKLIIVPNIEIMPRVWFDAIQEYLNSGGKIISSGICCKFDENFEPYNKKWGGNGWKHFNDNVEKDYFVKRKPIGIHSGYRKPDCEYALAVEKALVNPSVYMEKNMPLISLNHTILEDGEAVHIVNRYVNVFPFIHPVTRRGILVNIKPKKKVSDIIWMSPGKEDIKLLAEDNGDYLRIEIPELDVYGIMYLAPPELCRSMSNAAI